The Tautonia plasticadhaerens nucleotide sequence GGCCGACGCCCGCAAGGCCCTGGAGCTGGACGCCTGCCGGGTCATCAACATCAAGGTCAGCCGGGTCGGAGGCCTGATGGAGGCCCGACGCATCCACGACCTCTGCTTCACCCGGGGCGTCCCGGTCTGGTGCGGGGGCATGCACGAGTTCGGCATCGGCCGCGCCGCCAACGTCGCCGTGTGCAGCCTCCCCGGCTTCGTCTTCCCCGGCGACGTCTCCGGCTCCGACAAGTACTACCTCCAGGACCTCGTCGATCCCCCCGTCCTCGCCCACGACGGGTACGTCACCGTCCCCACCGGCCCCGGCCTCGGCCACGAGCCGATCGAGGATCGCATCGTCTCCAACACCCGACGCGAGGTGACCCTGGAGGCGGGCGTGGCCTGAGCGGCCGATCGGCCGACCGCGGTCCCGATCCCCTCCCGATTCGCTCCCCTCCACCTCCTGGGATTAGCACGCGAGAATCGGACCCCTCCCCATGCCCACCCCCGACCTCCTCCCCCACCTCACCTCACGCCTCGACGACACCGTCGCCCTGCTCCGCTCCCTCGTCGAGCACGAGTCCCCCAGCAATAACAAGCCCGCCCTCGACGCGCTGGCCGACCGCCTCTCCGGCCTCCTCACCGCCGCAGGGGCGACGACCATCGAGCGCATCCCCAACCCCGGCGGCGGCGACCACCTCCGCGCCCGGTTCCCCTTCGGCCATGCCACAGGCCCCGACGCCCCGAAGCCCGCCCTGCTGCTCTCCCACTTCGACACCGTCTGGCCGATCGGCACCCTCGCCTCGATGCCCTTCCGCATCGAGGACGGCCGCATCCACGGGCCCGGCACCTTTGATATGAAAGGCGGCCTCACGCTGCTGCTCGTCGCCCTCGCCGCCCTCCGGGACCTCGGCCTCACGCCCCCCCGGCCGGTCGAGTTCCTGCTGACCTCCGACGAGGAGGTCGGCAGCCCCACCTCCCGCCCGATCATCGAGGCCTCCGCCCGATCGGCGGCCTACGCCCTCGTCCCCGAGCCCCCCCTGCCCGGCGGCGCGTTGAAGACGGGGCGGAAGGGGGTCGGCCGCTACACCCTCAAGGTGACCGGCGTCCCCGCCCACGCCGGGATCGAGCCGGAGAAGGGCCGCAGCGCCCTGCTGGAGCTGGCCCATCAGGTCATCGCCATCCATGCCCTTGCCGATCCGTCGCTGGGCACGACCCTGACCGTCGGCCGGGCCGAGGGGGGAGGCGCCGTCAACGTCGTCCCCGCCTCGGCCGCCGCCGAGATCGACCTCCGGGTCACCTCCGCCGCGGAGGCCGATCGGGTCGACCGGGCCCTCCACTCCCTCTCCCCCGCCCTCGACGGCACCCGCCTCGCCCTCTCCGGCGGCCTGAATCGCCCGCCGATGGAACGCACCCCCGCCATCGCCTCCCTGTTCGGCCGCGCGAGGGCCGCCGCCGAGCCCCTCGGCCACTCCCTCTCCGAGGGCACCACCGGCGGCGGCTCCGACGCCAACTTCACCGCCGCGATCGGCCTCCCCACTCTCGACGGCCTCGGTCCCCTCGGCGCCGGCGCCCACGCCGAGCACGAGCACGTCGAGGCCGAGTCATTACCGATCCGGGCGGCCCTGATCGCCACGCTGCTCCTCAAGCTTTGATCGATTGGCTTTGTCCTCTTGTCGAGCGCGGCTGTACGAGGCCGATGAAATCCATCCGCATGACCACCCGTCGCTGGATGATCGCCATCGCGATCCTCTCCCCAATCTTCGCCGTCTCGGCGGCGCTCTACCGGGCCGGCCAATCCCTGGACAGGTTTTACGGCCCGGGAGGCTTGCTCGAAACGCAACGCCGGCTCTCGCTCGTGTACGAAGCTGCCTCCGAGGCTTCGGAGCGGGGTGAGTACGCGAAAGCCGAGGCCGAATACCGCACGGCCCTCAAGCTCCACGAACGGCTCGAGTCCCTTCAAGGCGGATTGTCTTTTTTGAACAGCACGCCGAGCCTCATCGGCCTTGCCGACTCGCTCGCCGGACAAGGCCGCCTCACCGAAGCGGAGTCGCTCTACCGAACCGCCTTGTCCGTCGAAGAAGATGACGGTGCTGGAGTAAGCCTCGTGCTCGTCGAGGCGCTCGAACGCTACTCCGCGTTCCTGAGGCGATCGGGGAGGGCGGAGGAGGCGATAGAGCTGGAAGATCGGGCCATCGACCTCCTCGATCGCCACGCGGCATCGCTGCGGAAGGATGGCCACGACCCAACAGCGACCGAGGCCCGCGCCGAGGCGATCCGGGCCCGAAGGCCCGGGGCATCGTCCGATCCCTGACTCCTCGCACAACACCCGTCGGACACCGCACTCACCGCTCAGAGAGTGATCCACTCCCAGGGCCGGGCGTCGACGAATCGAGACAGGTGCCCGACGTTCGAGGTGGCGACCGTCACCACGTCCCCCGGCCCGGCGGCCCTGATCACCACGCTCCTCCTCACTCTTTAGAATTGGACTTCGGTCCGATGCGGGGCTATCGTCGGGATTCGTCAGACGTGGATTCGCCCATGCGACCGGGAGCCCGGCCGCTCCCGCCCCCCAATCGAGGCCAGGACCATGACCCTGATTCGCATTGTGGCGGCGTTGGCGCTGTTCGTGGCCTGCGGGATCGCGTCGGCTCGTCAAATCGAAGTTTCCGAGGATGAGAAGACTTTCCTCATCCCGTATGCCCGACTGTCGCAGGACGTGCGCACCCTCCTCGAGGAAGGGAAGGTCGAGGAGGCCCATCTGCGGGTCGAGGAGGAACTCCGGGAGATCGAGGCGGCCCGGGAGGCCGACCCGGACGACCGGCTGCCGGCGATTCGCCTGGCCTGGACGCTCCCGGAGCAGATGGAGTTGACGCTCAAGACTCGGGGGCTCCAGGATGCCTCCGAGGCCTGCGAGACGATCCTGACCCGGCAACAGGAACTCGTCGACGCGTTCCCGGGCGAGCTCTATGTGATCAATCGCCTCCTGGTCGGCTACGACATCGCGATTCGTCACCACCTCGAAGACGACCCCGACCGGGCCGAGCGGTTCTTCCCCGCCTACCGGGCCGCCCTCGACTCGACCCCGACCGACGACCCCGAATGGAAGGAGATGGTCGAGCACTCTGCGCGATCCTACGAGTCCTGGAGGAACAAACTGGCCCGGGTCCGGCATCATCGCTCCCTGATCGGCCAGCCCGCCCCGGCGCTGCCTTTGGCCGGCGACTGGGTCAACGGGAATCCCCTCACCGAGGCCGACCTCGACGGTAAGGTCATCCTGCTCGACTTCTGGGCCGTCTACTGCGTCCCCTGCATCGAAGCCTTCCCCAAATTGACTCGCTGGCAGGAGCAGTACGCCGACCGCGGCCTGGTCGTCGTCGGGGTGACCGGTTGCTTCGACTACAAATGGGATGATGCGTTCGAGCAGGCGGTCCAGGTCGAGGGCCTGTCCCGGGAGGACGACCTCCGGACGCTCGAGCAGTTCGCCTCCCATCACAGGCTGAACTACCGGATCCTCGCCGAGGGTGAGGACTATCCCCTCCACCAGCAGTACAAGATCGGCTCCATCCCCAGCACCGTCCTCATCGACCGCGAGGGGAAGATCCGGCTCATCGAGGTCGGTTCCGGCGAGGACTCCCTCCGGACCATCGAAGCCAAGATTATCGAGCTGATCGGGGTTCCCCGATCATGACCCAGGGGACCGGCCAGCTGCCCGCCCGGCCCTGAGTCGAGGAAGACCAGCCGCATCAGGGAAACCGCCTCCGGTAGGACATCCGGTCCTCGTCGATGAGCTTCATGAGGAGGTCGAGCGTCTGACGTTGCTCCTCATCCCCCTCGCCGTCGACGGCGTCGAGGGCCCGGATCGCCTCCTCGGCCCGCTGTCGGACCTCGTCCTCGGTCATCGGGATCGCCCGGCCATGCTCGTCGACCGAGCGGCGGGGCGGGGAGGCGTTGGGCGGCTGCATGGCGGTCCCCCTCGGGTTTTGCGGCAACGATCGATTGTACGAGACCACCGGAGAGCCGCCAATCGACGTCGGGCCATGCGTCGGCGTCATCGGCCCCCCGGCTGCGGTTGCAATCGGGGGCGTCCCTCGGCGATCATCCGGGGACCATACCGGAGCCCCTCGCCATGACCGAGCCCGCCCTCGACGACCTGACCATCCGACGCGCCGAGTCCCCGGCCGACTACCTCGCCTGCCAGGACGCCCAGCGGAGGGCCTGGAACCTGAGCGATGAGTCCTATGTCGTGCCGGTCGCCACCCTGGTCGGGGCGAACCTGCACGGGGGGCTCGTCCTGGGGGCATTCCGGCCGGACGGCTCGGCGGCGGGGCTGTCGTTCGCGTTCCTGGGGCGCATCGGGGTGAAGCTCGGGTTCTATTCGCAACTGACGGGGGTCGTCCCGGAGTACCAGGGGAGGGGCCTCGGCCGTCGGCTGAAGCTGGAGCAGTTCGCCGTCGCCGAGGCCGAGGGCCTGGCCTGCGTCGCCTGGTCGTTCGACCCGCTCCAGTCCGGCAACGCCCGGTTCAACCTCGAGACGCTGGGGGCCACCGCCTCGCACTACGTCGCCGACATGTACGGGCCCCGGACCGACGCCCTCAACGCCGGGATCCCCACCGATCGGCTCGTCGCCGTCTGGGAGCCGGGCCCCTCCCGACGACCCCCGCTCCCCGACGACCCCTTCGCCTCGCTCCCCCTGCTCATCGACCCCGACGGCCCCGGGGCCCGTCCCGTCGGCCCCTCGGAGCCGGTCGCCCTGCTGGAAATCCCCCCCGAGCTGGCCGCGCTCCGGGCCGTCGACCTCGATCGGGCCAACCGCTGGAGGGTCGCGGTGCGGTCCGCCTTCTCCTCCGCCTTCGAGGCCGGATATCGGGCCGTGGGCGTGGTCCGAGGGGGCGGCACGACGCCCGCCCGGGTCGCCTACGTGCTCCACCGATCGCCCTGAGCCGGAATCGGGCGGTCGGCGATCTCCGCGCCTCCCCGGCGACGGGGCGGGCCCTCCCCCGAACTCCGGGCCGATCGGCCCGTTGATCCCGGGCGCCGGCGGGTGGACAATCGGGCCGCGATCGCCAACAATAAACCCTGGGCCGCCGAGACGGCCGACCCGACCGGGGACGCCTCCGCACGTGCCGAGCCCGATCCGGCCGACCGGCGGGCGGGACGCCCCCACCTCGCCCCAAGACCCTCCGCCATGAGCAGCCCGAGCACCGACGTCGACCTCGCCGCGTTCCTGGCGGACGCCCGGCGGCGGGTGGACGCCGCGTTGGACCGCTACGTCCCCGGCGACGACGACCCGGGTGCCGACTGCCCCCCCCGGCTGGCCCAGGCCATGCGCCACAGCCTGCTCGGCGGCGGCAAGCGCCTCCGCCCCATCCTCGCCCTGATGGCGGCCGAGGCCGTCGGCGCCGAGCCCGACGTCGCCCTGCCCGCCGCCTGTGCCCTGGAGATGGTGCACACGTATTCGCTGATCCACGACGACCTGCCCGCGATGGACGACGACGACCTCCGCCGTGGCCGCCCCACCTGCCACCGCGCCTTCGACGAGGCCACGGCCATCCTCGCCGGGGACGCCCTGCAGGCGCTCGCCTTCGAGGTCATCGCCCGGGACCTCTCCCCCGCCGAGGCCGCCGCGCGGTGCTGCCTGGAGCTGGCCGTCGCCTCCGGTCCGATCGGCATGGTCGGCGGCCAGATGGCCGACCTCCAGGCCGAGCACCGCACCGACGCCACCGCGCCGGCCCTGGAGGCCATCCACCGCCGCAAGACCGGCGCGTTGCTCCGCGCCGGCCTCCGCATGGGGGCCATCGCCGCCGGGGCCGCCGAGGCCGAGCTCGACGCTTTGGACCGCTACGGCCGGGGCGTCGGCCTCGCCTTCCAGATCGTCGACGACCTGCTCGACGTGCAAGGGGACGAGACGAAGCTGGGCAAGCGGGTCGGCAAGGACTCCGGCCTCGGCAAGTGGACCTACCCCGGACTGCTCGGCGTCGACGGCAGCCGCCGGCGCGCCCGACAGGTGGCCGAGGACGCCGTCTCGGCATTGGAGCCGCTCGGCGACCGCGCCGCCCGACTGAGGGCCCTGGCCCTGGACCTGCTGGAAAGGGACCGTTGACGATGACCACGCCGCAGTCGCAGCCGATCCTCCCCCGCATCCAGTCGCCGAGCGACCTGCACGCGCTGTCGGAGGCGGACCTCGGGCGCCTGGCCGCCGAGATGCGCGAGGAGCTCATCGGCGTCGTCGGCCGACGCTCCGCCCACTTCGCCAGCAACCTCGGCGTGGTCGAACTGTGCCTCGCGCTGCACCTGGCCTTCGACTTCGCGAAGGACCGCCTGATCTGGGACACCGGGCACCAGATCTACCCCCACAAGCTCATCACCGGCCGGGCCGACCGGATCCACACGATCCGGACCAAGGACGGCCTGATGGGCTACCCCAACCCCGCCGAGAGCCCCTACGACCTGTTCATGACCGGACACGCCGGCGCCGCCCCCTCCACCGCGATGGGCCTGCACGCCGGCGACATCGTCATGGGCCGCCCCGAGCGCTACAGCGTCGCCGTCATCGGCGACGGCGCCTTCCCCTCCGGCGTCGTCTACGAGGCCCTCAACAACGCCGGCGACCAGGCCCACGGCAGGCGTTACATCATCATCCTCAACGACAACAAGATGTCGATCTGCCCCCGGGTCGGCGGCATCGCCTACTACCTCGACAAGGCCCGGATGGCCCCCGAGTACAAGCGGGCCAACACGCTCGTCCGCAAGGTCCTGCCCAGCATCCCGCTGGTCGGCGACCAGGCCGACCGCCTCCTCCAGCAGTTCAAGGACGCGGTGAAGGCCAGCGTCCACGGCGGCATGATCTTCGAGGAACTCGGCTTCACCTACCTCGGCCCCATCGACGGCCACGACCTGAAGACCCTCAACACCTACCTGGAGAAGGTCAAGGCCATGGACGGCCCCATCCTGCTCCACGTCCTCACCGACAAGGGCCGCGGCTTCGAGCCCGCCGAGCGCGACCCCGTCTCCTTCCACGCCCCCGCCCCCTTCCAGCGCTGCGAGGAGGGGATCATCCCCCTGAAGACCTCGTCGACGAGGGCGTACACCAACGCCGTCTCCGAGGCCCTCTACGAGGCGCTCCGGCGCGACCCCAAGGTCGCCGTCCTCACCGCCGCCATGTGCGAGGGGAACAAGCTCCAGAAGATCCGCGACGCCTTCCCCGAACGCTTCTTCGACGTCGGCATCTGCGAGGCCCACGCCGTCACCTTCGCCGCCGGCATGGCCAAGGCCGGCGCCCGCCCGGTGGTCGACATCTACAGCACCTTCCTCCAGCGCGGCTACGACCACATCTTCCAGGAGGTCGCCCTGCAGGACCTCCCCGTCCTCTTCTGCCTCGACCGCGCCGGCCTGGTCGGCTCCGACGGCCCCACCCACCACGGCTCCTACGACCTGGCCTACATGCGGCCCTTCCCCAACATGGTCGTCATGGCCCCCGGCGACGCCAAGGACGTCGCCCCCATGGTCGACTGGGCCCTGCAGCACGACCACCCCGTCGCCCTCCGCTACCCCAAGGCCAACCTCGAAGAGGTCCAGCGCGACCCCCAACCCATCGAACTCGGCCAGGCCGAGGTCCTCGAATGGGAGACCGACGGCATGCTCGTCGCCCTGGGCGCGCAGGTCCCCGACTGCCTCCGGGCCGCCGAGCGCCTCCGGGCCGACCACGGCCTCCGGGTCGGCGTCATCAACGCCCGGTTCGCCAAGCCGCTGGACACCGCCACCATCTTCAAGGCCCTGGACGAGTGCGGCTTCGTGCTCACCATCGAGGAAGGGGCGCTGATGGGGGGCTTCGGCTCCGCCGTGCTGGAGGCCGCCAACGACGCCGGCCGCTCCACCTCCCACGTCCGACGCCTCGGCCTGCCCGACCGCTTCGTCCTGCATGCCGAGCGCGACGAGCAGCTCGCCGAGGTCGGCCTCGACGTCGACGGCATCGTCGCCCGGGCCCTCGAACTCGCCCAGCAGCTCGGCATCACCGGGGAGCTCGGCACCTCTTCCGCCGCCACCCGATCCGTCGGCTGAGGCCCGCCGGCTGATTTCCGGATTTTGAGTGACTCCCGCACCCCTCCCCCTCGATAGTATCACCGGGCACCGCCGATGCCGCCGGCCGTCCGGAATGAGAGAACCACCGAGGGGACGGGCAGCGAGCGTCAGCGAATCGCTCCGACCGCCCGCCATCACCTGGCCCGGCCCGGAGTCGCCACCCCATGTCTCCGCCCACCGCCGACCGCAACCTGCTCTTCGGCATCCTCTCGCTGCAGATAGACTTCATCACGCGAGACGCCCTGATCGCCGCCCTCAACGCCTGGGTCCTCGAGAAGCACCGGCCCCTCGGCGAGATCCTCGTCGCCCGCGGCGACCTCTCCGAGGCCCGCCGCACCCTGCTCGAGCTTCTCGTCGACGAGCACGTCCGCCAGCACGGCGGCGATCCCCGGCGGTGCCTCGCCACCCTCGTCTCGGCCGACTCGACCCGCACCGTCCTGCTCGGGATCGACGACCTCGACGTCCGGGACAGCCTCGGCCACCTCGACGTCGATCGGCCCCCGGACGGCCCCGCCCGCGCCACCGACGCGACCGGGAGCATCCCGACCGCCCCCGACCCCGACCCCAACGCGACGGTGACGTACGTCGTGGGGCCGGATGGCCCCTCCCCCCGCTACCGCGTCCTCCGCCTCCACGCCCAGGGGGGCATCGGCTCGGTCTCCGTCGCCCTCGACTCCGAGCTGAACCGCCAGGTCGCCCTGAAGCAGATCCAGGAGCCGTACGCCGACCACCCCGAGAGCCGCTCGCGCTTCGTCCTCGAGGCCGAGATCACCGGAGGCCTGGAGCACCCGGGCATCGTGCCGGTCTATTCGCTCGGCCACGACCCGAACGGCCGCCCCTTCTACGCCATGCGCTTCGTCGAGGGGGACAGCCTCAAGCACGCCATCGCCCGCTTCCACGCCAATGCCGACCGGCACGATCCCGGCCGGCG carries:
- a CDS encoding M20 family metallopeptidase: MPTPDLLPHLTSRLDDTVALLRSLVEHESPSNNKPALDALADRLSGLLTAAGATTIERIPNPGGGDHLRARFPFGHATGPDAPKPALLLSHFDTVWPIGTLASMPFRIEDGRIHGPGTFDMKGGLTLLLVALAALRDLGLTPPRPVEFLLTSDEEVGSPTSRPIIEASARSAAYALVPEPPLPGGALKTGRKGVGRYTLKVTGVPAHAGIEPEKGRSALLELAHQVIAIHALADPSLGTTLTVGRAEGGGAVNVVPASAAAEIDLRVTSAAEADRVDRALHSLSPALDGTRLALSGGLNRPPMERTPAIASLFGRARAAAEPLGHSLSEGTTGGGSDANFTAAIGLPTLDGLGPLGAGAHAEHEHVEAESLPIRAALIATLLLKL
- a CDS encoding TlpA family protein disulfide reductase produces the protein MTLIRIVAALALFVACGIASARQIEVSEDEKTFLIPYARLSQDVRTLLEEGKVEEAHLRVEEELREIEAAREADPDDRLPAIRLAWTLPEQMELTLKTRGLQDASEACETILTRQQELVDAFPGELYVINRLLVGYDIAIRHHLEDDPDRAERFFPAYRAALDSTPTDDPEWKEMVEHSARSYESWRNKLARVRHHRSLIGQPAPALPLAGDWVNGNPLTEADLDGKVILLDFWAVYCVPCIEAFPKLTRWQEQYADRGLVVVGVTGCFDYKWDDAFEQAVQVEGLSREDDLRTLEQFASHHRLNYRILAEGEDYPLHQQYKIGSIPSTVLIDREGKIRLIEVGSGEDSLRTIEAKIIELIGVPRS
- a CDS encoding polyprenyl synthetase family protein; the protein is MSSPSTDVDLAAFLADARRRVDAALDRYVPGDDDPGADCPPRLAQAMRHSLLGGGKRLRPILALMAAEAVGAEPDVALPAACALEMVHTYSLIHDDLPAMDDDDLRRGRPTCHRAFDEATAILAGDALQALAFEVIARDLSPAEAAARCCLELAVASGPIGMVGGQMADLQAEHRTDATAPALEAIHRRKTGALLRAGLRMGAIAAGAAEAELDALDRYGRGVGLAFQIVDDLLDVQGDETKLGKRVGKDSGLGKWTYPGLLGVDGSRRRARQVAEDAVSALEPLGDRAARLRALALDLLERDR
- a CDS encoding tetratricopeptide repeat protein, translating into MKSIRMTTRRWMIAIAILSPIFAVSAALYRAGQSLDRFYGPGGLLETQRRLSLVYEAASEASERGEYAKAEAEYRTALKLHERLESLQGGLSFLNSTPSLIGLADSLAGQGRLTEAESLYRTALSVEEDDGAGVSLVLVEALERYSAFLRRSGRAEEAIELEDRAIDLLDRHAASLRKDGHDPTATEARAEAIRARRPGASSDP
- the dxs gene encoding 1-deoxy-D-xylulose-5-phosphate synthase, producing MTTPQSQPILPRIQSPSDLHALSEADLGRLAAEMREELIGVVGRRSAHFASNLGVVELCLALHLAFDFAKDRLIWDTGHQIYPHKLITGRADRIHTIRTKDGLMGYPNPAESPYDLFMTGHAGAAPSTAMGLHAGDIVMGRPERYSVAVIGDGAFPSGVVYEALNNAGDQAHGRRYIIILNDNKMSICPRVGGIAYYLDKARMAPEYKRANTLVRKVLPSIPLVGDQADRLLQQFKDAVKASVHGGMIFEELGFTYLGPIDGHDLKTLNTYLEKVKAMDGPILLHVLTDKGRGFEPAERDPVSFHAPAPFQRCEEGIIPLKTSSTRAYTNAVSEALYEALRRDPKVAVLTAAMCEGNKLQKIRDAFPERFFDVGICEAHAVTFAAGMAKAGARPVVDIYSTFLQRGYDHIFQEVALQDLPVLFCLDRAGLVGSDGPTHHGSYDLAYMRPFPNMVVMAPGDAKDVAPMVDWALQHDHPVALRYPKANLEEVQRDPQPIELGQAEVLEWETDGMLVALGAQVPDCLRAAERLRADHGLRVGVINARFAKPLDTATIFKALDECGFVLTIEEGALMGGFGSAVLEAANDAGRSTSHVRRLGLPDRFVLHAERDEQLAEVGLDVDGIVARALELAQQLGITGELGTSSAATRSVG